The Pseudanabaena yagii GIHE-NHR1 genomic interval CAATGGGGGGCATTAAAACCGCAAAAAACACGCCAATCCGCTCGATAATGCGGCTAGAGCCAAAAAGCTGGAGTGCTAACTTAAAAACCCCCATGATGCCGCCAAAAATGCCCAAAAAGCTGCCGATCGCTTCTTCAGTTTTTAGATGAATTTCTAGTTGAGTCTGATACTGAAACTCAATCATGAAAAACAAGACTTGGGCAGCAATAAAGAAGCCAAAGAGCAGCCAGACGTACTTGAGTAAATTGCCCTGTAGAGAACGCGCAGAAATATCACTATCTTCGTCAATGTTATAAACAGAGTTAGGAAAGGCTTGGCGATAGCGAGTACTCAAATAAAATAGCAATGCGGAGCCAATCAAGAGCATCACGCAAGTGGCAAGGGTCATATTGGGGACTCCCCCCAAACTCACCAAAAATGGATAGGAAAATCCGCCAACAATTTCGGCGACGATAATGCCTGTGGTAATCAGTGGGAATGCCCGTTTAATTTCACGAATATTAAATAGCTGATTTGCCGCGATGTCATTATTGATATTGCTAAGTACATAGATGCCCTCCACCCATAGGCGAATCCCAAATACAGATGCCATATATAAAAATGAGCCTTTTTGCATCAGTCCCATCCACACCAGTGGTAAGGGCAAGGCTAATAGGCAAGAGATCCCCAGCATTACCCAACGCAAGGGAAACAGTTTTTGCAGCCATGAGTAAAAAACGCCAAAGGTTGTTACCACAAATGCAGTGGCTATATATACCCAAGTCAGGTTTTCGGCTTTATAGGCTTCGAGAAATAGAGTAGAGCTAGAATACTCAAGCCATACTGCTCCGATCGATGTTGCACAATAAAATAAAAACATCAATAATGTGCGTTCAGCTTCATCTGGACGCAGATTGACGATTTTTAAAAAGCGGCGCATCGGTGAATTGGAGTCGGGAATGGCAGGTGCACTCATAGGTGATGGCGATCGTTTGACGATATGGTACTACAAGAACGCAAATCTGCAATGACAGCTATTTCTCCAATTACTTCAATTTCTCAAGGTCATCTCAATATCTGGGAAACTTGTCGGCGTAAGTATCAATATAGTTTTTTAGAGGTGCTGAGTTTACCAGAAGCCGATCTAGATCGCAAAGAAAAGTTGCAATTAGGTGCAAAGTTTCACTTGCTGATGCAGCAAAAAGAACTTGGGCTTGATGTATCGGCTTTGGCAGGCAGTGATGCTCAGTTACAAACATGGCTAAGTGCGTTTGAAAAATTGCCTCCTATGATGATTGCTGGTGATCGCCTTTGTGAGCATCGGCGGACTCTAGAGATATCTAGTGCAATATCGATGCATGATGATAGTGAGAATCGCGATCGCGATCAAGGTTATTTTGTCTTAACTGCAATTTACGACATGTTGATTCTGGGCGATCAACAAGCTCAAATCCTCGACTGGAAGACCCATCAAATAGCAATCCCTCCCCATACATTAAAAGCTAATTGGCAAACTCGCCTCTATTTATACCTATTAGCCCAAACGACAAAATACGACCCCGAGCAAATATCGATGACCTATTGGTTTGCTAATAGTGCTCAATCGGTAATTATTGAATATTCTCGATCTGAGCATGAGCGAACGGCAACCAAACTTCAACAAATTTTGCTTGAGATGTCCCAAGCACAGACATATCCCAAACTAGATTTGCATAGCCCTTCTTGTAAAAACTGTGAGTTTCGCGATCGTTGCGATCGCGGAGATTTCTTAACTGGCAATGTCCTCAATAATATTGAAGACATACCTGAGATTGCCATTTAGAATCGCTACTGTAATCACAAATTCGAAGGCAGAGAAGTCATTTTATGATTGCTTGATCTAAATACGCTTTTAGAGATAACAAGACCTAACAGGCAATCATTATTATTTGGCTTATTGGAAGTAATGGTAAAGATTCGAGATCGCCATATCAGACGATCGCTTGACTACATCTGCTTTTAAAGCTTTATGCCCTGAAGCTTGAGCGCCAATAAAAATATTGATTTAAGAACCTTGTAAATGGCTAATTATAGGTTCTAAATGACTTGGCAAATCGGGTGTAAAAATATCACTACACGGTTCTGTTACGAGTCCACTAAGATGTTCTACATCTCGAATTTTTCTTGTAAGTATCTGAATCAAAGATGCAGGCTTATCTAGTTCAAATATATCTTGTGCATCTAAGACAACTACTGTTTTACCAGTTCTGGCATGAAAAAGAGCTTGTCTTAGCCTTGCGTCACTAAGTTTTTGTTGCCTTTCTGTTTGACCTCTTTTAGGAAAACCTGTTGCACCATTCAAAGTAAAGAATATGCCTAGTCCAGTAGTGGTGAAAAGGTTAACCTCCATAAGACTACATAATCTTGCAAACTGCTGATCATTTACTTTTGCCTTAGTACACTTGGCTTCAACAACAATATCTCTTTGATTATCTTTCATATAAAGAAGTCTATAAAGCGGCTCCCATTCTTCTGTATCACCACTTACTAGAAGATCATACTGACAACTAGCCTGGAATTTAGACTAAGTTGATTAAGAGAATCAGAAAAAGAGCAGGAAAAAGTGACCCAGAAAACGGAGAACTGAGTAAAAGCAAGAGAGAGAAAAAGAGAATATTGAAAGTTAGGAATTAAGGTAGTCTTGATTGACCTTTTTCGAGCGAGAAGCTCGTTTTTTGACGACAGGAAAGCGAGAAAAAGGAGAACGCTTGCGTCCAGATTTCCAACCGAGAGACTTACCACGAGGTTGGGGAGAACAAGCAGGAGAGCCAATCCTGACCAAAAGTGCGGCAAAGCCCTGAGCGACTCGACCAAAATTAAGATTGGTTTGAGGTTTCTGCCAAGGCAAAGGAGTATCAATAACCAGTTGAC includes:
- a CDS encoding PD-(D/E)XK nuclease family protein, which produces MVLQERKSAMTAISPITSISQGHLNIWETCRRKYQYSFLEVLSLPEADLDRKEKLQLGAKFHLLMQQKELGLDVSALAGSDAQLQTWLSAFEKLPPMMIAGDRLCEHRRTLEISSAISMHDDSENRDRDQGYFVLTAIYDMLILGDQQAQILDWKTHQIAIPPHTLKANWQTRLYLYLLAQTTKYDPEQISMTYWFANSAQSVIIEYSRSEHERTATKLQQILLEMSQAQTYPKLDLHSPSCKNCEFRDRCDRGDFLTGNVLNNIEDIPEIAI